In a single window of the Natronosalvus caseinilyticus genome:
- a CDS encoding mandelate racemase/muconate lactonizing enzyme family protein, with translation MGLDLRFRPFELELEEPFESGDATITTREGFLIRAEFQGVVGIGEATPLPGWTESLEDCERALEEAVDAADDGSGAALDAVEDTAAARHGVSLAISDCYATRGARPLYQYLGDGSRVARVPVNSTVGDDDADATAAAARDAVDRGFRSCKLKVGRRSVDEDVTRVERVREAVGDDVELRVDANGSWTFDEAVEAICGLDDADVSIVEQPLPAGALEGHADLRGRGPKIALDEGLLEHGVDAICEASAADVLILKPMALGGLDVAREVVTWTGELGLESLVTTTIDGVVARTAAVHLAAAVPDVPPCGLATGELLQTDLGRDPVLFEKGAAVVPQAKGLGIDDVWGAT, from the coding sequence ATGGGCCTCGACCTCCGGTTTCGCCCCTTCGAACTCGAACTCGAGGAGCCCTTCGAGTCGGGCGACGCGACGATCACGACCCGCGAGGGGTTCCTGATCCGCGCCGAGTTCCAGGGGGTCGTCGGCATCGGCGAGGCGACCCCGCTTCCGGGCTGGACCGAATCCCTCGAGGACTGCGAACGTGCGCTCGAGGAAGCCGTCGACGCCGCCGACGACGGGTCGGGCGCTGCCCTCGACGCGGTCGAGGACACGGCGGCGGCCAGACACGGCGTCTCGCTGGCGATTTCCGACTGCTACGCGACCCGCGGGGCGCGCCCGCTCTACCAGTATCTCGGCGACGGCTCTCGAGTCGCCAGGGTTCCGGTCAATTCGACCGTCGGCGACGACGACGCGGACGCGACCGCGGCGGCCGCACGCGACGCCGTCGACCGCGGATTTCGCTCGTGCAAACTCAAGGTCGGCCGGCGCTCAGTCGACGAGGACGTAACGCGCGTCGAGCGCGTCCGGGAGGCCGTCGGTGACGACGTCGAGTTGCGGGTCGACGCGAACGGGTCGTGGACGTTCGACGAGGCCGTCGAGGCCATCTGCGGACTCGACGACGCGGACGTCTCGATCGTCGAACAACCGCTGCCAGCCGGGGCGCTCGAGGGACACGCCGACCTCCGCGGCCGCGGTCCGAAGATCGCCCTGGACGAGGGCCTGCTCGAGCACGGCGTCGACGCGATCTGCGAGGCGAGTGCCGCCGACGTGCTGATCCTGAAACCGATGGCCCTCGGCGGCCTGGACGTCGCTCGAGAGGTCGTCACCTGGACCGGCGAACTCGGCCTCGAGAGCCTGGTGACGACGACCATCGACGGCGTCGTGGCGCGGACGGCAGCGGTTCACCTCGCGGCTGCGGTTCCCGACGTCCCGCCCTGTGGCCTGGCAACGGGCGAGTTGCTGCAGACGGATCTCGGTCGCGACCCCGTGCTCTTCGAGAAGGGTGCCGCCGTCGTCCCGCAGGCGAAGGGGCTCGGCATCGACGACGTGTGGGGGGCGACGTGA
- a CDS encoding helix-turn-helix transcriptional regulator has translation MSVSTAEAELSEDEFAGLELVRQTSGIHQSDFWKELGVSSRKGSRIVESLVEKELVDREETVYNGHNTYYITPTARDLDFTLLMAGDMLSPFIGEEEVDPNSDAFSQWIMNLAYQE, from the coding sequence ATGAGCGTCTCGACCGCCGAAGCGGAGCTGTCGGAGGACGAGTTCGCAGGCCTCGAACTCGTCCGGCAGACGAGCGGGATCCACCAGAGCGACTTCTGGAAGGAACTCGGCGTCTCCTCGCGCAAGGGGAGCCGCATCGTCGAGTCGCTGGTCGAGAAGGAACTCGTCGACCGCGAGGAGACCGTCTACAACGGCCACAACACCTACTACATCACGCCGACGGCTCGAGACCTCGACTTCACCCTCCTGATGGCCGGTGACATGCTCTCGCCGTTCATCGGCGAGGAGGAAGTCGATCCCAACAGTGACGCCTTCTCGCAGTGGATCATGAACCTGGCCTATCAGGAGTAA
- the thiE gene encoding thiamine phosphate synthase produces MIDSSATDPGEWRTYLVTQESVSAGRSTLEVVDAALEGGVDVIQLREKGASARRRYELGLELRERTADADVPLIVNDRIDLALAIDADGVHVGQSDLPVAVARDILGPDAVVGCSASTVADAKRAEADGADYLGVGAVYATSSKDVDPDESGVGPARIASVVDAVSIPVIGIGGITAENASPVVEAGAVGVAVISEITAADDPKAASERLAAAVRR; encoded by the coding sequence ATGATTGACTCGAGCGCAACGGATCCCGGCGAGTGGCGCACCTACCTCGTCACCCAGGAGTCGGTCTCGGCCGGGAGATCGACCCTCGAGGTCGTCGACGCGGCACTCGAGGGCGGCGTGGACGTGATTCAGCTCAGGGAGAAGGGCGCGAGTGCCCGCCGTCGGTACGAACTCGGGCTCGAACTCCGCGAGCGAACAGCGGACGCGGACGTCCCCTTGATCGTCAACGATCGAATCGACCTCGCGCTGGCGATCGACGCCGACGGCGTCCACGTCGGTCAGTCCGACCTCCCAGTGGCGGTCGCTCGAGACATCCTGGGTCCCGACGCGGTCGTCGGCTGTTCGGCCTCAACGGTCGCCGACGCGAAGCGGGCGGAAGCCGACGGCGCGGACTACCTGGGCGTCGGCGCCGTCTACGCCACGTCCTCGAAGGACGTCGACCCCGACGAATCGGGCGTCGGGCCGGCGCGAATCGCCAGCGTCGTCGACGCCGTCTCGATCCCCGTGATCGGCATCGGCGGGATCACCGCTGAGAACGCGAGTCCCGTCGTCGAGGCCGGTGCGGTCGGCGTCGCGGTGATCAGCGAGATCACGGCCGCCGACGATCCGAAAGCGGCGAGCGAGCGACTGGCGGCGGCAGTTCGGCGTTGA
- a CDS encoding 1,4-dihydroxy-2-naphthoate polyprenyltransferase → MSTAEVSRTKAWVMAARPQTLPAAAAPVLVGTGLAVSEGVFAALPALMAFVGAALIQIGTNFANDYYDAVKGADTDDREGFTRVTQSGLIDAGAVKFATLVAFAAAILSGVYLVYVGGLPILVIGLVSVFCGWAYTGGPYPLGYHGLGDLFVFVFFGVVAVVGTFYVQAAAHIEPLITTIPTGTMPLEAFVASLPIAGLSTAILVVNNVRDLETDAETGKRTLAVRLGYRFSRLEFAALVSLAYVVPLWFWLGWGFSGSVLLPLLTAPYALAVIRTVWTRTDGEALNPALEQTGKLLAGHALLFAVGIALEAGPVVGTGVGL, encoded by the coding sequence ATGAGTACGGCAGAGGTGTCTCGAACGAAGGCCTGGGTGATGGCCGCTCGTCCCCAGACGCTGCCGGCGGCCGCCGCGCCAGTGCTCGTGGGAACGGGTCTCGCCGTTTCCGAGGGCGTGTTCGCGGCGCTCCCCGCGCTGATGGCCTTCGTCGGGGCCGCGTTGATCCAGATCGGAACGAACTTCGCCAACGACTATTACGACGCCGTAAAGGGTGCCGACACGGACGATCGCGAGGGGTTCACCCGAGTCACCCAGTCGGGGCTGATCGACGCCGGAGCGGTCAAATTCGCGACGCTCGTCGCCTTCGCCGCGGCCATTCTCTCGGGCGTCTACCTCGTCTACGTCGGCGGCCTCCCGATCCTCGTCATCGGCCTGGTGAGCGTCTTCTGTGGCTGGGCGTACACCGGCGGCCCCTATCCCCTCGGCTACCACGGCCTCGGAGACCTCTTCGTCTTCGTCTTCTTCGGCGTCGTCGCCGTCGTCGGCACCTTCTACGTCCAGGCGGCCGCCCACATCGAGCCCCTGATCACGACGATTCCGACAGGGACGATGCCACTCGAGGCGTTCGTGGCGAGCCTCCCCATCGCCGGCCTCTCGACGGCGATTCTCGTCGTCAACAACGTCCGCGACCTCGAGACCGACGCCGAGACGGGCAAGCGCACGCTGGCCGTGCGACTGGGCTACCGGTTCAGTCGCCTCGAGTTCGCGGCGCTCGTTTCCCTCGCGTACGTCGTCCCGCTCTGGTTCTGGCTCGGCTGGGGGTTCTCCGGCTCGGTCCTCTTGCCGCTCCTCACCGCCCCGTACGCGCTCGCGGTCATCCGCACGGTCTGGACCAGAACCGACGGCGAGGCGCTGAACCCGGCCCTCGAGCAGACCGGGAAACTGCTGGCGGGCCACGCGCTCCTGTTCGCGGTCGGCATCGCCCTCGAGGCCGGACCCGTGGTCGGAACCGGGGTGGGGCTCTGA
- a CDS encoding class I adenylate-forming enzyme family protein, translating to MGAGGSAGAGDPAGLEWATEDLLARRTATTPERTALIDADEGTRYSYGDLDRAVDALLERPPGTSGDRLGVVLTTRPAFVTLLFAAMRGRRTLVLLNVREKAEELRSKATRAGVTALICEDETEGLAREIGDGLVPIYSVDGERGGSDSSPLVSLSSLVSLEPNAGRDRSLESSTDRNPIPEPESGTEDEANRTTELADSGGGSGGNELLVAFTSGTTGEPKGVRLTARNLVSSATASAFRLGVDPDDRWLCCLPMYHVGGLAPVFRSTLYGTTVVLQREFDPDATAKVIESHDVTGVSLVPTTLSRLLETGWRPPASLRFVLLGGAPASPDLIDRCGRRGVPACPTYGMTETASQIATATSEEAVAHEGTVGRPLVCTEVAILDDDGDPVEVGETGEIVVSGPTVTPGYLEAERTRAAFDERGLHTGDLGRRDEDGRLWILDRRSDRIVTGGENVDPTAVAAVLEDHPAVSAAAVVGLSDEEWGERVGALVVASSGEEIDPHALRAYCRDRLAGFKCPKTIGIASSLPRTHSGTVDREHVRARLEEVGVDVSSGR from the coding sequence ATGGGCGCAGGTGGCTCAGCGGGTGCAGGCGACCCGGCGGGACTCGAGTGGGCGACCGAAGACCTCCTCGCACGGCGAACGGCGACGACGCCCGAGCGGACAGCGTTGATCGACGCCGACGAGGGCACTCGATACAGCTACGGGGACCTCGACCGAGCCGTGGACGCCCTCCTCGAGCGACCGCCAGGCACGTCAGGTGATCGACTCGGCGTCGTCCTGACGACCCGGCCCGCGTTCGTGACGCTGCTCTTCGCGGCGATGCGCGGTCGACGAACGCTCGTCCTGCTGAACGTCCGCGAGAAGGCCGAAGAGTTGCGGTCGAAGGCGACTCGAGCGGGCGTCACCGCCCTCATCTGTGAAGACGAGACCGAGGGGCTGGCACGTGAGATCGGCGACGGATTGGTCCCGATCTACTCGGTCGACGGCGAGCGGGGCGGGAGCGACTCGAGTCCGCTCGTGTCTCTCTCATCGCTCGTTTCACTCGAGCCGAACGCGGGACGTGACCGGTCACTCGAGTCGAGCACGGATCGAAACCCGATACCCGAGCCGGAGTCGGGTACAGAAGACGAGGCGAATCGGACCACCGAACTGGCCGACTCCGGCGGGGGAAGCGGCGGGAATGAACTCCTCGTCGCCTTCACCTCGGGCACGACCGGCGAACCCAAAGGCGTCCGTCTCACCGCGAGGAACCTCGTCTCGAGCGCCACGGCGTCGGCGTTCCGGCTCGGCGTCGATCCCGACGACCGCTGGCTCTGCTGTCTCCCCATGTACCACGTCGGGGGGCTGGCGCCGGTCTTCCGGTCGACGCTGTACGGGACGACGGTCGTTCTCCAGCGTGAGTTCGACCCGGACGCGACCGCGAAGGTGATCGAATCACACGATGTGACCGGCGTCTCGCTCGTCCCGACGACGCTCTCGCGGTTGCTCGAGACCGGCTGGCGGCCGCCGGCGAGCCTCCGGTTCGTCCTACTCGGTGGCGCTCCCGCGAGCCCAGACCTGATCGACCGCTGTGGGCGACGCGGCGTCCCCGCGTGCCCGACCTACGGCATGACCGAGACGGCCTCCCAGATCGCGACGGCGACGTCCGAAGAGGCGGTCGCCCACGAGGGTACCGTCGGACGACCGCTCGTTTGCACGGAGGTGGCGATTCTCGACGACGACGGGGACCCCGTCGAGGTGGGCGAGACGGGCGAAATCGTCGTCTCTGGCCCGACAGTCACGCCGGGCTACCTCGAGGCCGAGCGAACCCGGGCCGCGTTCGACGAGCGCGGCCTCCACACGGGCGACCTCGGTCGGCGCGACGAAGACGGTCGCCTCTGGATTCTCGACCGGCGGAGCGACCGGATCGTCACCGGTGGCGAGAACGTCGATCCCACTGCGGTCGCGGCCGTTCTCGAGGACCATCCCGCGGTGTCGGCCGCCGCCGTCGTCGGCCTGTCCGACGAAGAGTGGGGCGAGCGCGTCGGCGCGCTGGTCGTCGCCTCGAGCGGGGAGGAGATCGATCCGCACGCGCTCAGAGCGTACTGTCGCGACCGCCTGGCCGGATTCAAGTGTCCGAAGACGATTGGGATCGCGTCGTCGCTCCCGCGAACGCACTCCGGAACCGTCGACCGCGAGCACGTCCGCGCACGGCTCGAGGAGGTGGGCGTCGACGTCTCGAGCGGTCGGTGA
- a CDS encoding 1,4-dihydroxy-2-naphthoyl-CoA synthase, with protein sequence MVSETFDPDRWEPVEGFDFRDITYHRSLESGTVRIAFDRPEVRNAFRPGTVDELYDVLDHAKRQTDVGCVLLTGNGPSPKDGGWAFCSGGDQSIRGDAGYEYEGDETRASEQGRLHILEVQRLIRHIPKIVVCVVPGWAVGGGHSLHVVCDLTLASEEHAKFLQTDPDVGSYDAGFGSAYLARQIGQKKAREVFFLGKTYSAEEAAEMGMVNETVPHEDLEETALEWAAEINAKSPNAMRMLKYAFNMADDGFVGQQVFAGEATRLGYMTDEAKEGRDAFNEGREPDFSEYPWHY encoded by the coding sequence ATGGTTTCGGAAACGTTCGACCCCGACCGGTGGGAGCCGGTCGAGGGGTTCGACTTCCGCGATATCACGTACCACCGGTCGCTCGAGTCGGGGACCGTCCGCATCGCGTTCGACCGCCCCGAAGTGCGCAACGCCTTCCGGCCCGGGACCGTCGACGAACTGTACGACGTCCTGGACCACGCCAAGCGCCAGACCGACGTCGGGTGCGTCCTGCTGACGGGAAACGGGCCCTCGCCCAAAGACGGCGGCTGGGCCTTCTGTTCGGGCGGCGACCAGTCGATTCGCGGCGACGCTGGCTACGAGTACGAGGGCGACGAAACGCGCGCGTCCGAACAGGGTCGACTGCACATCCTCGAGGTCCAGCGCCTGATCCGCCACATTCCGAAAATCGTCGTCTGCGTCGTTCCGGGCTGGGCCGTCGGCGGCGGCCACTCCCTGCACGTCGTCTGTGACCTCACGCTCGCGAGTGAGGAGCACGCGAAGTTCCTCCAGACCGATCCCGACGTGGGGAGCTACGACGCCGGCTTCGGCTCCGCCTATCTTGCCCGCCAGATCGGCCAGAAGAAGGCCCGCGAGGTGTTCTTCCTCGGGAAAACCTACTCCGCCGAGGAGGCCGCGGAGATGGGGATGGTGAACGAGACCGTCCCCCACGAGGACCTCGAGGAGACCGCCCTCGAGTGGGCCGCCGAAATCAACGCCAAGAGCCCGAACGCGATGCGGATGCTCAAGTACGCGTTCAACATGGCCGACGACGGCTTCGTGGGGCAGCAGGTGTTCGCCGGCGAAGCGACGAGACTGGGCTACATGACCGACGAGGCCAAGGAGGGCCGAGACGCCTTCAACGAGGGGCGAGAACCGGACTTCTCGGAGTATCCGTGGCACTACTAA
- a CDS encoding NRDE family protein, with protein MCTLTLAWQVFEDAPVVVAANRDEGLERPSESPDLYATDPLVVAPRDAEAGGTWIGFNDHDLFAGITNRWTDADLAGERSRGRLVADALSQSSALEARASVTEAVDAVAYEAFSLVVADPDDAFVLEWDGRLRETTLESGVHVVVNVGFDETFEIPHERADAATTQAENARRVQRDLSSAAVELVPDGEDTASSDGVQASSADSTRTPTLEWLERARTVLGDHEYGVCVHGDGYGTRSSSLIVLGDRRGYAFADGPPCRTPYRDVEVDAGSRLERPLEPLAANLTDREGHI; from the coding sequence GTGTGCACCCTGACGCTCGCCTGGCAGGTGTTCGAAGACGCGCCGGTCGTCGTCGCCGCCAACCGCGACGAGGGTCTCGAGCGACCGAGCGAATCGCCGGATCTGTACGCGACCGACCCCCTCGTCGTCGCCCCGCGCGACGCCGAAGCCGGCGGCACCTGGATCGGGTTCAACGACCACGACCTGTTCGCGGGAATCACGAACCGGTGGACCGACGCCGACCTCGCGGGCGAGCGCTCACGCGGTCGCCTCGTCGCCGACGCGCTCTCACAATCCTCCGCGCTCGAGGCCCGGGCCTCTGTGACGGAGGCCGTCGACGCGGTGGCGTACGAGGCCTTCAGTCTCGTGGTGGCCGACCCCGACGACGCCTTCGTCCTCGAGTGGGACGGCAGGTTACGGGAAACGACGCTCGAGTCGGGCGTGCACGTCGTCGTCAACGTCGGCTTCGACGAAACGTTCGAGATTCCACACGAACGAGCGGACGCTGCGACGACTCAGGCCGAGAACGCCCGTCGCGTTCAGCGGGACCTCTCGTCCGCCGCAGTCGAGCTGGTCCCCGACGGGGAGGACACGGCCTCGAGCGACGGCGTCCAGGCTTCGAGTGCAGACTCGACCCGAACGCCTACGCTCGAGTGGCTCGAGCGGGCCCGAACCGTCCTCGGCGATCACGAGTACGGCGTCTGCGTCCACGGCGACGGGTACGGTACGCGGTCATCGTCGCTGATCGTCCTCGGGGACCGACGCGGGTACGCGTTCGCCGACGGCCCGCCGTGTCGGACGCCGTATCGGGACGTCGAGGTCGACGCCGGGAGCCGCCTGGAGCGCCCACTCGAGCCGCTGGCCGCGAACCTGACCGACCGCGAAGGGCACATTTAA